A single region of the Engystomops pustulosus unplaced genomic scaffold, aEngPut4.maternal MAT_SCAFFOLD_59, whole genome shotgun sequence genome encodes:
- the LOC140106886 gene encoding inter-alpha-trypsin inhibitor-like, producing MGSVWIFLGLLLVGVTRAQESRCVGAVPEDPSGTAMRWTYDSSHDMCKVIRQKDSTFDINIFSSEQDCLKTCSAAYMSLYPDGAAVCDLPEDQGPCLAMIVMWYYNKERQVCDTFIYGGCQGNGNRFDSSDECVTRCVVPKKGRSGVAQDSEASGSGTDAGLIIGIVFGVIFGGAFLVTLALYLVQRKKLKKQQHKRVPDTEMK from the exons ATGGGCTCCGTGTGGATATTCCTGGGGCTGCTGTTGGTTGGTGTCACCAGAGCACAAg AGAGCCGATGTGTGGGTGCAGTACCAGAAGACCCCAGCGGGACAGCGATGAGGTGGACATACGACTCATCTCACGACATGTGCAAAGTTATCCGACAGAAAGACTCGACATTCGACATCAACATTTTCAGCAGTGAGCAGGATTGCCTAAAGACCTGCTCTGCCGCCTACATGAGCCTGTACCCCGATGGAG CTGCCGTCTGTGACCTCCCCGAGGACCAGGGTCCATGTCTGGCCATGATCGTCATGTGGTATTATAACAAGGAGCGGCAGGTCTGCGACACTTTCATCTACGGCGGGTGTCAGGGCAACGGGAACAGATTTGACAGTAGTGATGAGTGCGTCACCCGCTGCGTGGTGCCAAAAAAAG GGAGGTCTGGGGTGGCTCAGGACTCGGAGGCCTCTGGTTCCGGAACAGATGCAG GGCTCATCATCGGCATCGTGTTTGGAGTCATCTTTGGAGGGGCTTTCCTTGTTACACTTGCACTATACTTGGTCCAGAG